One Archangium violaceum genomic window, TAGGCCGTGTAGCCACCCTGGACATACGCGGTCTCGGGAGCCATCGTCAGCAGGAAGCCGGAGCCGTAGCTCGCGGCGATCTGCCGGACGGCGTCGATCAGATTGACGATCTTCGGCGTCTTCGGGTTGCGGAAGTCGGTGTCTCCGCCGTCGAGCGCCAGGGAGCTGCCTTCCAGATCGATGTCCATGCCGTCGAACCCATACGTGTCGATCAGCGACTTCATCGTGGTGATGAAGTTCTGTTTGGCCGAGGACGTGGTCAGCTCGATCGTTCCGTTGGCGCCACCGATGGAGATGAGCACCTTCTTGCCCTGGCTCTTCAGGTACGCGACGTCCGCCTTGAATTCGGCGACGGTGGCGTTGTAGGGCGTGAACACCATGTTGCCGGTCGTCGAGCCGCCGCTCGGCTCGGCGAAGGCGACCTGGATGACGTTGTAGCTCGGGGAGATGTCACGCAGACGGATGTTCGTCGAGCCGTTGTCGAAGTTGTGCCAGTAGCCGACGATGACCTTGCTGCCAGCCTGCGGGGCGCTCATCGTGGTCGCGGAGGCGCTGACGCTGGATGCGGAGCGGTTGCCAGCGGCATCACGGGCCTTCACGGTGAAGGTATAGGTGGTGCTGGGGGAGAGGCCGGAGACGGTGGCGCTGGTGCTGGCGGTGGTGGCAGCCAGGGTGGAGCCGACGAAGACCTCGTAGCCGGTGACGCCCACGTTGTCGGTGGAGGCGTTCCAGGCGAGGGAGACGCTGTTGCTGGTGGTGCCCGTGGAGCGCAGGCTGGTCGGAGCGGTGGGCGCCTGGGAGTCGGCGATCTGCGGGTCGGTGGTGATGCTGAAGGCGGAGCTTGCGGCGGAGCGGTTACCAGCGGCGTCGCGGGCCTTCACGGTGAAGGTATAGGTGGTGTTGGGGGAGAGGCCGGAGACGGTGACGCTGGTGCCGGTGGAGCTGGCCGCCAGGGTGGAGCCGGAGAAGACCTCGTAACCGGTGACACCGACGTTGTCGGTGGAGGCGCTCCAGGAGAGGGAGACGCTGGTGGAGGACTTGGAGGTGGAGGTGAGGCCCGAGGGAGCCGAGGGGGCCTGGGTATCGGAGCTGCCGGCCTTCTCGAGCCAGAGGGCGGCGACGTTGGGCGGCTCCCAACCCGGGAGGGACTGATGGGCCTGACGGCACTCATAGCCCTTGCCGCCGTAGGTGACGGTGTCGGCGACGGCATAGTTGGTATAGGCCGCCCAGGCGCCGCGGTCGGCGGCGGAGGCCAGGGCGGGAATCAGGCTGAGCACCAGCGCGAAGACGACCGTCAGTGCGAACGCCTGTTCCCCCAGACGTCGGGTCAATTGTTGCAGGTTCATCGGTGATTCCTCACAGCAGGGGATGAGAGAGCGCCACGGTAGGCGCGGGTACAACGCCTCCCGTGGAAGTGTTTGGGAATTACTTCAGGGCATCGAGATAGGGCCGGTGGCTGTTCGTGAACTCGTAGTTCGCGAAGGCGTCCCAGTTCACCGACCAGGACATCAGTCCCCGGAGGCTCTTGTTGTTCGCCACATTGCTGCGCACGGTGTAGGAGCCGATCGGAATTCCCTTCACCAGGGCATCCACCGCCTTCTGCACTTCCGCGGGAGCCGTATAGCCGCCGCCCGCATTGACATTGGCTGGAAGCCCGATGGCCACCTGATCCGGACGAAGCGCGGGGAAGAAGTAGCTCGGGTTCTTGCCGACGGGGAACCCGGTGAGCAGCATGTCGGTCATCGCGACATGGAAGTCCGCGTTGCCCATGTTGTGATACTGGTCGTCGAGCCCCGTGATCGGTCCGGAGTTGTAGTCCTGGACCTGCAACCAGCTGAGGATGTCCCGGAGCGCGTGGATGACCGGCAGGTAGGCTCCGGCGCGGGTGTCGCAACCCAGGCAGCTGCCGCCGTAGAACGAATACCCGAGCTGCACGAAGAACGTCTCCGGCGCCATCGTGAGCACGAACTTCGAGCCGAAGTGGTCGCGCACGGCGCGGATGGCGGAGATCAGATTCTTGATGAGAGGGGTCGTCGGATTCCTGAAGTCCGAATCACCGGAGTTGAGCTGCAACGAATGGCCCTCGAAGTCGATGTCCATTCCGTCGAACCCGTACTTCTCGATGATGGAGATCATCGAGTTCACGAAGGCGGTCCTGGCCGCCTCGGTCTCCAGCCGGACCTGGCCGTTGGCGCCGCCGATGGAGATGAGCACCTTCTTGCCCTGGCTCTTCAGGTACGCGACGTCCGCCTTGAAGTCGGCCTCGGTGGAGTTGTAGGGCGTGAAGCCAATCGTGCCTCCCGTCGCGCCGTTCGTCGGCTCGGCGAAGGAGACGTTGATCACATCCCACTTCGGAGAGACATTGCGCAGCCGGATGAAGCCAGAGCCGTTGTCGAAGTTGTGCCAGTAGCCGATGAGGATCTTGCTGGGGATGTCGCCCGTGGACGTGGCGAGCGTCGTCGCGGAGGCGCTGACGCTGGCGGCGGAGCGGTTGCCAGCGGCATCACGGGCCTTCACGGTGAAGGTATAGGTGGTGCTGGGCGAGAGGCCGGAGACGGTGGCGCTGGTGGCGGTGGTGGTCGCCGCCAGGGTCGAGCCGCCGACGAATACCTCGTAGCCGGTGACGCCGATGTTATCCGTGGAGGCGTTCCAGGTGAGGGAGACGCTGTTGCTGGTGGTGCCCGTGGAGCGCAGGCTCGTCGGAGCGGTGGGCGCCTGGGAGTCGGCGATCTGCGGGTCGGTGGTGACGCTGAAGGCGGAGCTTGCGGCGGAGCGGTTGCCAGCGGCGTCGCGGGCCTTCACGGTGAAGGTATAGGTGGTGTTGGGGGAGAGGCCGGAGACGGTGACGCTGGTGCCGGTGGTGGTGGCCGCGAGGGTGGAGCCGGAGAAGACCTCGTAACCGGTGACGCCGACGTTGTCGGTGGAGGCGCTCCAGGAGAGGGAGACGCTGGTGGAGGATTTGGAGGTGGAGGTGAGGCCCGAGGGAGCCGAGGGGGCCTGGGTGTCGGAGCTGCCGGCCTTCTCGGTCCAGAGGGCGGCGACGTTGGGCGGCTCCCAACCCGGGAGGGACTGATGGGCCTGACGGCACTCATAGCCCTTGCCGTCGTAGGTGACGGTGTCGGCGACGGCATAGTTGGTATAGGCCGCCCAGGCGCCGCGGTCGGCGGCGGAGGCCAGGGTGGGAAGCAGGCTCAGCACCAGTGCGGCGATGAACGCCAGTGCGAACGCCTGTTGCCCCAGACGTCGGGTCAGCTGTGGCAAACGATGGATGAGCATCCTGGCTCTCCTTTGGTGAGCGGCACCCTTGGGCCCGAAGGTTGGCGAAGGGGGTCGTCACATGGAGAGGCGATCCATTTTTTTCGGGTCACTCAGGCTTTCCCGGCCTGGTGTTGAGATGTGTACGAACCTTCAATCCCAGCCGACTGGAATGCCTAGATTGGGTGGGTGCCCGTTCGTTCCAAGACTCGCGCCACGGCGCGTCATTCCGCCGCCCGCCGCTCCCGTCGCAAGCCCCGGATCGTGGTCCGGCATGATCTGACCGCACCGGAACCCGCGCCTCCGCTGATTCCCGAGCTCATGCCGAGCCGCCGGGAGCGCAAGCATCAGGGCCGGGTTCTGCGCGAGAAGACGCCGCGAGCGGAGCATTCCCGGTGGAATCCCCCGGCGGATCGGCCGGATCCCATCACGCTGCTGGAGGCCTCCAACAGCGGCCGGCTCCCGTCCCTCGTTCCCATCCGCCACGCGCGCATGCTCGAGGATCCGTTCGCCTTCCTCCGGGGCTCGGCCGTCGTCATGGCGAACGATCTGGCGCACACTCCTCATACGGGCATCAAGGTGCAGGCCTGTGGGGACGCGCACCTGGCCAACTTCGGCGTGTACGCCACCCCTGAACGCAACCTCGTCTTCGACGTCAACGATTTCGACGAGACGCTTCCCGCGCCCTGGGAGTGGGACCTCAAGCGGTTGGTGGCGAGCATCTGGGTGGCGGGTCGCTGCAATGGCGTGGCGGAGGCCCGGTGCGAGGAGGCGGTGGAGGCCAGCGTGCGCAGCTACCGCCGCTGGATGGGCAGGATGTCCCGCTGGTCCTTCCTCGACGTCTGGTATTCGTGCGTGGACGCCCGGGAGGTGCTGGAGTCGATTGGCCAGGAGGAGCGGGAGAGTACGGAGAAGACGCTCGCCCAGGCGCGCCGGCGGACCCAGTTGGCCACCCTGCCCAAGCTCACCGAGCTGCGCGAGGGTCGCCGCTGCATCATCCACGCCCCGCCCCTCGTGGTGCGCTCCCCTCGTGAGCACGCGGAGCTGCTGGCCGAGGTGCTCCAGGTCATGGCCGGGGGTTACCTGTCCTCGCTGCAGGGGGACCGCGGCACGTTGGTGCGGCGCTACCAGACGGTGGATGTGGCGCGCAAGGTCGTGGGCGTGGGCAGCGTGGGGACGCGTTGCTACATCGCGTTGCTGCTCGGCGCGCACGAGGAGGACCCTCTCTTCCTCCAGGTGAAGGAGGCGGGGCCGTCCGTGTTGGAGCCCTTCGCCGGCAAGAGCGCCTACCCCCATGCCGGGCAGCGGGTGGTGGAGGGGCAGCGGTTGATGCAGGCCGCCAGCGACATCTTCCTCGGCTGGTGCCAGGTGGGCGGACGCGACTTCTACGTGCGCCAGCTGCGCGACATGAAGGGCAGCATCGACGTGGAGCGCCTGTCACCCCGCGGGCTACGCGAGTACGCCTCGCTCTGTGGTCAGACATTGGCCCGGGCCCACGCGCGTGGGGGAGACGCGGCCATGCTGCGCGGCTATCTCGGCCGGAGCGGGGCGTTCGACCTGGCCCTGTGTCGCTTCGCGCGCGCCTACGCCGACCAGACCGAGCAGGACTTCGCCCTCTTCCAGAAGGCGGTGCGCAGCGGCCGGCTCCTGGCCCACGAGGAGTCCTGAAGGACTACCAGGAGACCTCCAGGTCGATGCTGAGGTCTCCGGTCTTCCGCGCGCGGACGCTCACGAGCTTGATGCCCAGCTTCTGGGCGATCGCCCACGCCCCTCCCTCATGGTAGGCGAGCGGCAGGAAGGTGCGCTGGATGGTGATGACGCCACTGTTCGGCCCCGTCCACGACACCGCGGGCTTTCCATAGGTCGTCACGACCCAGTAGAGCGTCTGCAGGGCGATCATGAACTGCTGGGGACCTCCTCCGGCCTGTTGCAGCGCCGTGCGCCCGACGGCGGTCTCCATGTAGCTCTGCCCCGCCTTGAACCCGATCTGTCGCAGGGCCTCCTCGAAGTTGTCGTTGTACCTGGGGCTCAGCGCGCGAGCCGCCGCGGAGAGCAACAGCAGCAGCGAGCGGGTGGGATAGTTGAAGAACTCCGCGAAGGACTTCTCCCCGCTGGCCGCCAGGCAGCGCTGCACCATGGCCTCGTTCTGCCCGAGCTCCCGCACCACGCGCAGCATGGAGGTGAACAGGAATCCCCGCGTGGTGTGCTGGGGCGTCGCCAGGCTCAACCGGTGCTGGAGATCCTTCTCGGCGTCGTACGCGATGTCGTTGCCCGGATTCGACTCAGTACCCATTCGCATTCCAGCGGCATCGAGTTGGGGGGGGCGCGGCGCCGCGTCACCGGATACTACAACGGGATGGCCCCAGACAGTCTCACTCTTGGTACGTCCTATTTGAAGGAGCCTACCCAGCCGGGCGGGTGAGCGCTCGGGCGCTCCATCTGGAACCTGGCGTCCGACGCTCATGTCAGGGGCCTCGATGCCCCTGGATTCCTCTCCTCCGAAGCGCTGGTTCGACTCTCCGCGTGTCTGCTGGCCCGCACTGGGGGCCGCCCTGGTTCTCGGCCTTTCCACGTTGGTCATGGGGTTCGCCCTGGATGATTATATCCACCTCCTCATTTTCGAGGGACAGTGGCCCCTGGGCTCGCCCTTCGAGCTCTTCCGCTTCGCCGGAGGCAGTCCCGAGGGCATGCGACGCATCGTGCAGGAGGGCCCCTATCCCTGATGGCCGTTGCCCGAGATGATCCGCACCAGTGATGCCGAGCAGGCCGTCCGGAGCCCGGCGCACATGCTCGGCGAGGGCGTGCAGGTGTCGCTGGAGGGAATGAAGGTGACGGTGCTGGCCGCGGACGCCCAGGGGCCCACGCGGCTGGGCTTCGACTTCGATGCGCCGCTCGAGGAGCCCTCGCTCGTGTTCCTGCATTGGCGGGAGGGCGTTGCACCGGCTCATGCCTCCGCCGCGGGGGGCACGGCTGGAGCTCTCGACCGTGAAAGGTGGAGCTCCGGCGCAACCGTTGTGAGGAGGCTTCGCGGACGGAGGGCCGGGCCGAGGCGCCACAACCCCGGGCCCGGCACTCCCTTCGCGTGAGACGTCTACTTCTGCGCCTGCACGAGGCCGCAGGCGATGCGGTCACCCGCGTTGCCCGCGGGGTCGCTCTTGTAGTCATCCGCGGTGGCATGGACGACGATGGCCGCGCCGTCCTGGTCCTGCACGTCCTTCATCGCGAGGCCGTGGGCGAAGAAGTCGAACTGCACCTTGCCATCGGCGTTCACGTAGAGGTTGGGCAGGTCACCCTCGTGCTTGCCCTCGGCCGCGAGGACGCCGTGCTTCTTCTTGGCCGGGTTGAGGTGGCCTCCGGCGGAGGTGAAGGCAGGGGCCTCGCACTTGCCCGTCTGGTGGATGTGGATGGCGTGCTCGCCGGGGGGAATGTTGGAGAGCGAGCCCTTCACGAGCATTCCATGAGGCGTCTCGGTGAGCGTCACCGTGCCCACGGATTGGCCCTTCGCGTCCTTCACATCGGCGGTGGCGCCAGCCGCGGCCCCGGTCTTCGTGGCGGCCTTCTCCTCCTTCTTGGCGGCGGCCTTCTCCTTGGCGGTGGGGGCCTTGCCCTGGGCGAGCGCGGGGCCGGCGAAGCAGAGGACGGTTGCGGTGAGCAGCGCGCGGATTTTCATGAACGGTGTCTCCTTCTCTGCGGGAATTCCCGATTCCGGACTTCCGGATCGATAGAGAAGGTGGACACTAATGCGTCGGACACATTCCTCAAGGCTGGAGAGCAGCCAGGGGAACAGGAACGACACGTGAGGCGCCATAGACGGGGGCCCAGCGCTGCTGCACGTCGGGGCCGTTGAGGAAGCGCACGATTGTCCGATAGGCGACTAGCGGACCGCCGAGCGCCTCCGCCCACGCCAGCCCGCGTGGGGAGAGATTGGGAACGAGCGGACCCAGCTCGGCCTCGGAGCGCGTGACGCGGGTGATGTCGAGGCCCTCGTCGCGCACGCGTTGGGGGACGAGCAGGGGCGCGAAGCGGGCGTGGCGGTGGTCGTGCACGCAGCCTTCCTCCTCCAGGAGCGCGGCGGACAGGGGCAGCTCGCGCACGTTGAAGAGGAGCTTCACGGCGCCGCGGTGGGGATCCCACGGGCCGCGCAGGCGGTGATCTCCGCGAGGGATGAGGCGTCGATCCAGGTAGCAGAAGGCGCGAGCCTCGGAGGGGAGGGTGCCGCGGTGACGCGCTCCGGCGTAGCGGAAGAAGGGGCGCACGCACGCGGGCTCCACCGTGAAGGGCGGGCCTTCCTTCAAGGCGCGCAGCTTGGGCAGCAGGGCCTCGGGGATGGAGTGGGCGCGGGCGAACCGGTCGAGCTCCTCCAGGGGCGTACGAGCGAAATCCTCGAGACGTTCGAGGAGCCGTCGTGGCTCCTCATCCACCAGCAACTCGTCGAAGCGCGTCTTCACGCCGGGAAGGCTCACCGGGACGAGTGTGTCGAGCGGCTCGCCCTCGGAGCGCCAGCGAGCATCGAGCCATGCGGCCTCGGGAGGAGTCGGAGCGAGACGCCACTCGGGGGCCTCGGGAGTGAACGGTGTCGACACCTGCCCCTCGCCCCCTGGGAGAGGGACGGGGTGAGGGTATGGCGTGAACACGGGTTGAACCCGCGAATCCGGAGGCGACGTCCACACGGTGATGCACGTGCGGACCTGCGTGCCGGCGAAGGCACCCGGGCCGAGGTCCACCACCTCGCGCAGGGACAACATCCCCAGAAGCGCGGCACGAAGGGGCGCGTAGAGGAAGGCGTCGAGGAGGCTGGTGGGGGTGATGAAGGCGAGCACGCCGGGGCGCGAGGAGAGCCGGTGCGCGGCGAGCAGGAGGAAGAAGGCGAAGTCATCGCGCAGGCTGGTGCCCGGAGGGAGCGCGAGCGGCAGCAGGGCGCGCAGTCGAGCGTAGGCGTCGCGATCCTTCAGGAGCGCGGAGGTGCCGTTATAGGGCGGGTTGCCGATCCACATCTCGCGATGGGCCGGGGGGAGGCGCGAGAGCAGGGGTTCGAGCCCGCCGCGCAGGGCATCACCCACGCGGATGTCCGCGCCGGAGAGGCGGGTCTGACAGGCGTGGGCCACTTCGGGGGAGAGCTCCAGGCCGGCGAGGTGGGCGTCGGGCCGGGCGCGAGCCGCGGCGGCGAGGAAGGCACCGGCACCGCAGGCGGGATCCACCACCGCGAGCGGTCCATCCCCGGCGTACGCGAGGGCGAGTGCCAACGTCCGCTCCACCAGCGGCGCGGGTGTGTAGAAGGCACCCATCGCGCGCCGGTCGAGACCGGGGAACTGGTGGACCAGCGCCTCCTCGTCGAGGAGGGGCGGAGCGGTGGGGGCACGCGGCATCCGGCCGCCATACTACTCCGGGCGGCTTTCCTTGCCGGGCCGGGCCGTAGCAACATGGCCTCCAGAGCTCACATGTCGCCTCCACCGTCGAAACCGAAGGTTCCCACCACGGGTGTGCCGCTGGGGGCAGATGACGACTCGCCCACCGTGGTCGAGCCGCGCAGGCTCATGCTCCCGAGAGCCCCCGTCCGGTCGCGCGGTGACGATTTCGAGGATGTTCCCACCAACCCGGGGCGTCCGCCCTTCGCCAGGCCGGGCACGAGCCCCAGGATGCCGGACCTCAACGGAGAGACCACCAGCCCGGGCAGCCCGGCCTTCACGGGGGTGGCCCCCGAGGTCCGCCAGAGTCGCTGGCATGATCGCTCCGCGGCGCCACGGGGCGTGCTTCCGGCCGAGGTCATCTCGAAGGGCCTGGACGAGGCGCTCCAGAAGGCCGCGCGCGCGAAGGCACCCGTGGGGGCCACGCGTGAGCAGCTCAAGACGGACTGGCTGCCCCTGCTGCGCCAGGTGGTGGAGCAGACCGGTGGGGACGGGTTGGATGTCTATGTCACGCAATTGCTGTCACCACCGGGCCGCACGGCGATGACGCCCCTGGTGGACGACCTGGCCGCGGGCATGGAGCGGCTGAATGCCGCGCTGGATGCGCCCTCCCTGCTGGCGGTGGCGCGGGAGCTCCAGGCCGTGGTGGCGCGGGCCCTGGGCGAGCTGGCGCCGCGAGCCATTTCGCTCGACCTGCAGGAGCGCGAGCTGGACGGCCGTGTCGATGTGGACATGCTGCTGTTCATCCGCTTCGCCTCGAACGCCGAGCTGTCCGAGCGGCGGAGCCATGCGGGGAAGACCTTGGAGGACCTGCGGCAGCAGATGCGCGCGCTGTCGGGGATGCAGCCGGGTGGGTTGTTCTCCAGCTTCGCCCGGGTGAAGGTGGAGAAGCGCGTGATGGATGCCGAGGCCCGCCGTCGTGGTGGGAGCTGAACCGGCTCCGGACTTTCGAACACAGGAGGCGCAGCGGAATGGAAGGCGTTCAGCGGCTGGTCGCACGTCGCGTGGAGAAGATGCTGGATGCGCTCGCGGCCCAGGTGGCGCGCGGGCGGGCGGGGGAGGACGTTCCGACCTTCAACCTCACCCTGCACCTGGCGCAGGGGGTGAGGCTGTCGGGGGTGTTGCTGGACTACCTGCCGCGCGAGGCCATTCTCCTGGCCTCGGCGAAGGAGGGCCTGCTGTCGCGCGGCGAGGCGGTGACGTACGTGGAGTTCTCCTCCGTCATCGCGGTGACGGTCGAGCCCCCGGCGTTGCTCAACCAGGTGCCCTTCCTCGTGCGGCCCGCGCTCAACCGGGAGGATCTGCTGCGGCACGCGGAGAAGCTGGCCCTGGGCCTCACCGAACAGTTCTGGCCCGGTGAGCAGAAGCTCGGCGGCAAGCCCCTGAGCTTCGAGGTGGACTGGGTGGAGCTGGATACGGAGCCCGGACGGCGCGCGCTCGAGGACGCGATGAACGCGGTGGCGCACGCGCTGCGCCTCATCGGGAGGGAGCCCAACGGGCGGGACACCCTGAAGCGTATCTCCCGGGTGATGTTCGCCAGGGGCCGCAACACGGCGGCCTCGCTCGAGGGCGACACGGGGAGGATCTCGGTGGACCCCGCCGCTCCCGTGCCGCCCGCGCAGACGTTGCGCAAGGGGCTCGCCGCGGGCCTGTGAGCCCGCGGGGGCTCGCGCCTCAGGGGATGTTCTTGGCCGTGCCCGTCGCCTTCGGATCTTCCTTCGGAGGCTCGGGCGCGACGAGGGGCTTGGCGGGGACGGGCTTTGCGCCCGCGGCCACCTGCAACTCCACCATGCGCGACCAGAGGGAGGGCGCGCTACCCACCAGCACGTTGTCCTCCACCGTCAGCTTCCGCTCGTTCTGGGCGCGGCGGTAGAGGCGCTCGGGAATGGAGGGCTGCTTCGGGTCCGAGTCGCTCACCGACACCTGCTCCTGGACGGTGATGGAGTCGGGGTTGAAGACGAGGGTGGACGTCAGCTCGAACTTGCGGCGCAGGCCGTTGGGCATCTCGAAGACCTGCTCGCGGGCGAGCGGGAACCAGCCGGCGCCCAGGCAGGCGCGCTCGGAGTCGGACACGGCCTCCGCGAAGAAGCGGCCGTTGCGCAGCGGGAGGATGCGCGCGGCGCGCCGGCACACCTGGGGCTGCTCGTTCGTGCACGCGTCGCCCTCGGCCACCAGCACGTCCGTGGAGCCCACGCGCTCCAGGCGCAGCTGCACGTTCTCCGTCATGCCGCGCAAGGAGCCCAGGCCGCGGACGGTGAAGCCCTTCTTCGTCGTCTCCACCAGGGCCACGGGGCCGAGCCCCTCGCCGTTGTCGAAGCGCCGGGTGATGATCCACACCAGCCGCTCATTGGCCTGGGTGGTGACGAGGATCAGATCCTTCTCGTCCATCCGCGCCTTGGGCGGGAGCGGCTTGGGCTGGGGGCCCGCCTCGCGGCACTCGTCCGCCGAGGGCTCCTCCCAGGCCACGGGAGCACCCGAGCAGTCCACGGGGGGACGGGGCGCCGCTCCGTGCTTGGCGTCGAAGCCGTGCAGCAGCAGGCCGAACCACGTGTCGGGCGTGGGGAAGGAGCGCTCACGCGGATTGACGGTGGCTTCGCACAGCTGGGGTCTCGGAACAGTGGCGCAGCCCACCAGCGGGGTGGTGAGAGCAAGGGCTGCGACCAGGAGTCTTCGTTTCATCGTTTCCTCGGGCCTCCCTGGGGGCCTGGTACCTATGCCTCAGCGAACCGGATGTCCCAACCCCCCTCGGGGTCGAGAGAGATGCTCAGCTGCCTGGGGACCGAGCCGGCGGCCAGGCGCTCCAGCAGCTCACGAGAGACGGCGGGCATCAGCGAGCCCTGGAGGATGTGCTCCACGTTGCGCGCGCCCGTCTCGGCCTCGGTGCAGCGCTGTGCCAGCTCGTCGAGCAGCTCGGGGGCGAGCGTCGTCTCCACGCCGTGGACGGAGCGCAGGCGCCCCACGAGCTTGCCGAGCTTCATCGCGACGATCTCCCGCATGATGTCGGGGCCCACGGGAGCGTAGGGGACGATGGTCATGCGCGCGAGCAGCGCCGGCTTGAAGTGCTTGCTGAGGCTGGGGCGCACCTTGGCGATCATCTCCTCGGCGGTGGGCGTGGCGCCCGACTCGTGCATCTTCATGAGGATGTCCGAGCCCAGGTTGCTGGTGAGGATGACGACGGTGTTGCGGAAGTCGACGGCGCGGCCCTCGCTGTCGTTGAGCACGCCCTTGTCGAACACCTGATAGAAGAGGTTCATCACCTCCAGGTCGGCCTTCTCGCACTCGTCGAGCAGCACGACGGAGTAGGGGCGCTGGCGCACGGCCTCGGTGAGCAGGCCGCCCTCGCCGTAGCCCACGTAGCCGGGCGGCGAGCCGATGAGGCGGCTGACGGTGTGCTTCTCCTGGAACTCGCTCATGTTGAACGTGGTCATGAAGCGCTCGCCGCCGTAGAGGACGTCGGCCAGCGCCAGCGCCGTCTCCGTCTTGCCCACGCCGCTGGGGCCCACGAAGAGCAGCACGCCGATGGGGGTCTCCGGGTTGCGGATGCCCGCCTGGGCGATGCGGATGATCTCCGCCACCTTGCGCAGGGCCGGCTCCTGGCCGCGCACGCGCTCGGTGAGCCGCGACTCGAGGCCCAGCACCGCCGTGAGCAGGTCGCTGCGCATCTTGCCCACGGGGATGCCCGTCCAGCTGGCCACCACGCGCGCCACGATGTCCGCGTCCACCTCCGCGTGCACCAGCGGCTCCTCGCCGCGCACCTGGGCCAGCTTCGCCGAGGCCTCGTCCACCGCGGCCTTCAGGGGGGCCTTGTCGGCGTCGGCCGGAGCGGAGAGCAGCGCCTTGCGCGCGTCCATCAGCGCGCCCACCGCGGTGCGCTCCTCCTCCCACCGGGCCCGCAGGGAGGCCAGGTTGTCGTTCACGGCGGCGAGCTTCTGCTCGACCTCCTCCACCTTCCCGGCCTCCACCGGGTGGCCCTCGGCGATGTCCCGCTTGCGCGCGTCGCGCTCGCGCTCCAGGGCGGAGATCTCCTGCTCGAGCGCCACCAGCTCGTCGGGCCTGGTGGACAGCTCGATCTTCACGCGCGCGGCGGCGGTGTCGAGCAGGTCCACGGCCTTGTCCGGGAGCTGGCGGCCGGAGATGTACCGGCTGGACAGCCGCACCGCGGCGGAGACGGCCTCGTCGCGGATGGTGACGCCGTGGGCGGCCTCGTAGGTGGGCCGCAGGCCGCGCAGCATCAGCTCGGCCTCCTCGACACCCGGCTCGTCCACCTTGACGGGCTGGAAGCGCCGCTCGAGCGCGGCGTCCTTCTCGAAGTACTTCTTGTACTCGCCCCAGGTGGTGGCGGCGATGGTGCGCAGCTCACCACGCGCGAGCGCCGGCTTGAGCAGGTTGGCGCCGTCACTGCCGCCCGTCGCGCCGCCGGCGCCGATGAGCGTATGGGCCTCGTCGATGAAGAGGATGATGGGCGTGGGTGACGCCTTCACCTCGTTGATGACGGACTTGAGGCGGTTCTCGAACTCACCGCGCACGCCCGCGCCGGCCTGCAGCAGACCGAGGTCGAGCCCCATCAGCTCCACGTTCTTCAGCGCGTCGGGCACCTCGCCCTTCACGATGGCCCAGGCCAGCCCCTCGACGAGCGCCGTCTTGCCCACGCCCGGCTCACCCACGAGGATGGGGTTGTTCTTCCGGCGCCGCGAGAGGATGTCCACCATCTGGCGGATCTCCCGGTGGCGTCCGAAGATGGGGTCGATCTTCCCCTCGCGCACCCGGCCGGTGAAGGACGTGGCGAAGCGCTGGAGCGCCTCTCCGCCGGCCGCGCCACGGGCGGACGCCGCGGACGTGGCACCTCCCGCGACGGGCTCGGGGCCCATCTCCACCGACTCTGGCGACGGCCGCAGCACCACGTCCAGCGAGGCCATCAGCTCGTCACGGGAGATGGCGTCCAGCTCGGGGAAGAGCTCGGCGGTGTAGCGATTGCGGCGG contains:
- a CDS encoding fibronectin type III domain-containing protein, whose translation is MNLQQLTRRLGEQAFALTVVFALVLSLIPALASAADRGAWAAYTNYAVADTVTYGGKGYECRQAHQSLPGWEPPNVAALWLEKAGSSDTQAPSAPSGLTSTSKSSTSVSLSWSASTDNVGVTGYEVFSGSTLAASSTGTSVTVSGLSPNTTYTFTVKARDAAGNRSAASSAFSITTDPQIADSQAPTAPTSLRSTGTTSNSVSLAWNASTDNVGVTGYEVFVGSTLAATTASTSATVSGLSPSTTYTFTVKARDAAGNRSASSVSASATTMSAPQAGSKVIVGYWHNFDNGSTNIRLRDISPSYNVIQVAFAEPSGGSTTGNMVFTPYNATVAEFKADVAYLKSQGKKVLISIGGANGTIELTTSSAKQNFITTMKSLIDTYGFDGMDIDLEGSSLALDGGDTDFRNPKTPKIVNLIDAVRQIAASYGSGFLLTMAPETAYVQGGYTAYGGPWGAYLPVIHALRNQLTYLHVQHYNTGSLTALDGRSYSQGTADFHVAMAEMLLQGFPVAGNTSNVFPALRPDQVVLGLPASPQAAGGGYTTPANVQKALTYLIKGQSFGGSYVLRNPAGYADFKGLMTWSINWDKYYNSEFSSSHRPFLDSFR
- a CDS encoding DUF2252 domain-containing protein — protein: MPVRSKTRATARHSAARRSRRKPRIVVRHDLTAPEPAPPLIPELMPSRRERKHQGRVLREKTPRAEHSRWNPPADRPDPITLLEASNSGRLPSLVPIRHARMLEDPFAFLRGSAVVMANDLAHTPHTGIKVQACGDAHLANFGVYATPERNLVFDVNDFDETLPAPWEWDLKRLVASIWVAGRCNGVAEARCEEAVEASVRSYRRWMGRMSRWSFLDVWYSCVDAREVLESIGQEERESTEKTLAQARRRTQLATLPKLTELREGRRCIIHAPPLVVRSPREHAELLAEVLQVMAGGYLSSLQGDRGTLVRRYQTVDVARKVVGVGSVGTRCYIALLLGAHEEDPLFLQVKEAGPSVLEPFAGKSAYPHAGQRVVEGQRLMQAASDIFLGWCQVGGRDFYVRQLRDMKGSIDVERLSPRGLREYASLCGQTLARAHARGGDAAMLRGYLGRSGAFDLALCRFARAYADQTEQDFALFQKAVRSGRLLAHEES
- a CDS encoding DUF2378 family protein is translated as MRMGTESNPGNDIAYDAEKDLQHRLSLATPQHTTRGFLFTSMLRVVRELGQNEAMVQRCLAASGEKSFAEFFNYPTRSLLLLLSAAARALSPRYNDNFEEALRQIGFKAGQSYMETAVGRTALQQAGGGPQQFMIALQTLYWVVTTYGKPAVSWTGPNSGVITIQRTFLPLAYHEGGAWAIAQKLGIKLVSVRARKTGDLSIDLEVSW
- a CDS encoding superoxide dismutase family protein yields the protein MKIRALLTATVLCFAGPALAQGKAPTAKEKAAAKKEEKAATKTGAAAGATADVKDAKGQSVGTVTLTETPHGMLVKGSLSNIPPGEHAIHIHQTGKCEAPAFTSAGGHLNPAKKKHGVLAAEGKHEGDLPNLYVNADGKVQFDFFAHGLAMKDVQDQDGAAIVVHATADDYKSDPAGNAGDRIACGLVQAQK
- a CDS encoding fibronectin type III domain-containing protein, which translates into the protein MLIHRLPQLTRRLGQQAFALAFIAALVLSLLPTLASAADRGAWAAYTNYAVADTVTYDGKGYECRQAHQSLPGWEPPNVAALWTEKAGSSDTQAPSAPSGLTSTSKSSTSVSLSWSASTDNVGVTGYEVFSGSTLAATTTGTSVTVSGLSPNTTYTFTVKARDAAGNRSAASSAFSVTTDPQIADSQAPTAPTSLRSTGTTSNSVSLTWNASTDNIGVTGYEVFVGGSTLAATTTATSATVSGLSPSTTYTFTVKARDAAGNRSAASVSASATTLATSTGDIPSKILIGYWHNFDNGSGFIRLRNVSPKWDVINVSFAEPTNGATGGTIGFTPYNSTEADFKADVAYLKSQGKKVLISIGGANGQVRLETEAARTAFVNSMISIIEKYGFDGMDIDFEGHSLQLNSGDSDFRNPTTPLIKNLISAIRAVRDHFGSKFVLTMAPETFFVQLGYSFYGGSCLGCDTRAGAYLPVIHALRDILSWLQVQDYNSGPITGLDDQYHNMGNADFHVAMTDMLLTGFPVGKNPSYFFPALRPDQVAIGLPANVNAGGGYTAPAEVQKAVDALVKGIPIGSYTVRSNVANNKSLRGLMSWSVNWDAFANYEFTNSHRPYLDALK